One genomic window of Medicago truncatula cultivar Jemalong A17 chromosome 1, MtrunA17r5.0-ANR, whole genome shotgun sequence includes the following:
- the LOC25485122 gene encoding protein argonaute 10: protein MPVMQLKESSEQHIVIKTNLQNPKNTPKASSQNGKAPPPTSIQNNNQTSPPQPRNKGRRRGRGGRKSDQGEILTRPSSRPCTEITSAINGNVENGYNSGDIDVGFPTSSKSMNFTRRPGFGQVGTKCIVKANHFFAELPDKDLNQYDVTITPEVSSRTVNRSIIAELVRLYKESDLGMRLPAYDGRKSLYTAGQLPFSWKDFTIKLVDEEDAVNCPKRVKEYRVVIKFVARANLHHLGQFLAGKRADAPQEALQILDIVLRELSTKRYCPIGRSFFSPDIRRPQRLGEGLESWCGFYQSIRPTQMGLSLNIDMASAAFIEPLPVVEFVGQLLGKDVLSRPLSDADRIKIKKGLRGVKVEVTHRGSVRRKYRVSGLTSQPTRELVFPVDENSTMKSVVEYFQEMYGFTIQYTHLPCLQVGNQKKANYLPMEACKIVEGQRYTKRLNEKQITSLLKVTCQRPRDRENDILQTVQHNAYDQDPYAKEFGINISEKLASVEARILPTPWLKYHESGKEKNCLPHVGQWNMMNKKMINGMTVNRWACINFSRSVQDSVARTFCNDLAQMCQVSGMEFNLEPVIPIYNAKPEQVEKALKHVYHVSTNKTKGKELELLLAILPDSNGSLYGDLKRICETDLGIISQCCLTKHVFKITKQYLANVSLKINVKMGGRNTVLLDAASYRIPLVSDIPTIIFGADVTHPENGEDSSPSIAAVVASQDWPEVTKYAGLVCAQAHRQELIQDLYKTWHDPARGTVSGGMIRDLLISFRKATGQKPLRIIFYRDGVSEGQFYQVLLYELDAIRKACASLEPNYQPPVTFIVVQKRHHTRLFPNNHRDRSSTDKSGNILPGTVVDTKICHPTEFDFYLCSHAGIQGTSRPAHYHVLWDENNFTADGIQSLTNNLCYTYARCTRSVSIVPPAYYAHLAAFRARFYMEPEMQENGSTGDGNSSHSSKGTTRAAGECGVKPLPALKDNVKRVMFYC, encoded by the exons ATGCCAGTGATGCAATTGAAAGAAAGCTCAGAGCAACACATTGTGATCAAAACCAATTTGCAGAATCCTAAGAATACACCAAAGGCTTCTTCTCAAAATGGAAAAGCTCCACCACCAACTTCCATACAAAACAATAACCAAACTTCACCACCTCAACCAAGGaacaaaggaagaagaaggggaAGAGGTGGTAGAAAATCTGATCAAGGAGAAATTTTGACGAGACCCAGTTCAAGACCATGTACTGAAATAACAAGTGCTATAAATGGAAATGTTGAAAATGGTTACAACTCTGGTGACATTGATGTTGGTTTTCCTACTTCAAGCAAGTCTATGAACTTTACTCGTAGACCTGGATTTGGACAAGTTGGGACAAAATGTATTGTGAAGGCTAACCACTTCTTTGCAGAGTTACCAGACAAGGACTTAAACCAATATGAT GTTACTATTACCCCTGAGGTGTCTTCAAGAACAGTAAACAGGTCCATTATAGCTGAACTTGTAAGGTTGTATAAAGAGTCTGATTTAGGGATGAGGCTCCCAGCTTATGATGGCAGAAAAAGTCTGTATACTGCAGGACAGCTACCCTTTTCCTGGAAAGATTTTACGATTAAGCTTGTAGATGAAGAGGATGCAGTTAATTGCCCCAA AAGGGTAAAAGAGTACAGGGTGGTGATCAAGTTTGTGGCCAGAGCAAACTTGCATCATTTAGGCCAGTTCCTAGCTGGTAAGCGTGCTGATGCGCCACAAGAGGCGCTTCAAATTCTTGATATTGTATTACGAGAGCTATCAACTAAGAG GTATTGCCCCATTGGGAGGTCTTTCTTTTCACCTGATATAAGAAGACCACAACGGCTTGGAGAGGGATTAGAGTCATGGTGTGGATTTTACCAGAGCATAAGGCCTACTCAGATGGGCCTTTCCCTCAATATAG ATATGGCGTCTGCTGCATTCATCGAGCCTCTTCCAGTTGTAGAATTTGTTGGCCAGCTTTTAGGGAAAGATGTTCTGTCAAGACCATTGTCGGATGCCGATCGCATCAAG ATTAAGAAAGGCCTTAGAGGAGTTAAAGTTGAAGTAACACACAGAGGAAGTGTAAGAAGAAAATACCGTGTTTCAGGGTTGACTTCTCAACCAACAAGAGAACTTGT GTTTCCTGTGGATGAGAATTCAACAATGAAGTCAGTAGTCGAATACTTTCAAGAGATGTATGGTTTCACTATTCAATACACACACCTTCCTTGCCTTCAAGTAGGCAACCAAAAGAAGGCTAACTACTTACCTATGGAG GCATGCAAAATTGTCGAAGGCCAACGTTATACAAAAAGATTGAATGAGAAGCAAATTACTTCTCTATTGAAAGTTACTTGTCAGAGACCTCGTGATCGGGAAAATGACATTTTACAG ACTGTTCAACATAATGCTTATGACCAAGATCCTTACGCAAAGGAATTTGGAATTAATATCAGTGAGAAGCTAGCTTCTGTTGAAGCACGAATTCTTCCCACCCCTTGG CTTAAATATCACGAAAGTGGGAAAGAAAAGAACTGTTTACCCCACGTTGGTCAGTGGAACATGATGAATAAG AAAATGATTAATGGAATGACTGTTAACCGGTGGGCATGCATAAATTTCTCACGGAGCGTGCAAGATAGTGTTGCTCGCACTTTTTGTAATGACCTTGCTCAAATGTGTCAAGTATCTGGCATG GAATTTAACCTGGAGCCTGTTATTCCTATCTACAATGCCAAGCCTGAGCAGGTGGAGAAAGCTTTGAAGCATGTCTACCATGTGTCAACAAACAAAACTAAAGGAAAGGAGTTGGAGCTTTTGTTAGCAATATTACCAGACAGTAATGGTTCTCTCTATG GTGATCTCAAGCGTATTTGTGAAACTGACCTTGGTATTATCTCACAATGCTGCCTTACAAAGCATGTCTTCAAAATCACTAAACAGTATTTGGCTAACGTGTCTCTGAAGATCAATGTTAAG ATGGGAGGGAGAAATACTGTTCTTCTTGATGCTGCAAGCTACAGAATACCATTAGTTAGCGACATACCAACCATAATTTTTGGAGCAGATGTTACACACCCTGAAAATGGAGAAGACTCTAGCCCCTCAATAGCAGCT GTTGTAGCCTCCCAAGATTGGCCTGAAGTGACAAAATATGCTGGCTTAGTGTGTGCTCAAGCTCATAGACAGGAACTTATACAAGATTTATACAAAACTTGGCATGATCCTGCTCGCGGCACAGTTAGTGGTGGCATGATAAG AGATTTACTGATTTCCTTCAGAAAGGCCACGGGTCAAAAGCCACTACGAATTATATTTTACAG GGATGGTGTAAGTGAAGGACAATTTTACCAAGTATTACTTTATGAGTTGGATGCAATCCGGAAG GCTTGCGCTTCCTTAGAACCAAATTATCAGCCTCCAGTAACTTTCATAGTTGTACAAAAGCGACATCATACTCGGTTATTCCCAAACAACCATAGGGACAGGAGCAGTACCGATAAGAGCGGGAATATTTTGCCTG GGACCGTTGTCGATACTAAAATTTGCCATCCGacagaatttgatttttatctcTGCAGTCATGCTGGCATCCAG GGTACTAGTCGGCCAGCTCATTATCATGTTTTATGGGATGAAAACAATTTCACAGCAGATGGAATTCAATCTTTAACAAACAATCTTTGTTATACATATGCTAGGTGCACTCGATCCGTATCCATTG TTCCTCCAGCATATTATGCACATTTAGCGGCCTTTCGAGCCCGTTTCTATATGGAACCAGAGATGCAAGAGAATGGTTCGACAGGTGATGGTAATTCTAGTCATAGCTCCAAAGGAACAACAAGAGCAGCTGGAGAATGTGGTGTTAAGCCGTTACCAGCCTTGAAAGATAATGTGAAGAGAGTGATGTTTTACTGTTAG